One Peribacillus simplex NBRC 15720 = DSM 1321 genomic region harbors:
- a CDS encoding benzoate-CoA ligase family protein, with protein MYNASYKFFQKNIEADRGDKTAIYYENRSYTYQEIDTLGNQFGAALKELGTEMEQRVLLILHDSPEFIISFFGAIKVGAIPIPTNTLLPTKDYEYFLNNSRAKVLVTTCEQWDKLNIIKNRLLFLRHVILVDGENQDLMEENEHSFQDITRRQSKELPPCYSNINDQAFWLYTSGSTGEPKGVIHLQTDMEEAYKNYAKNILQITEKDITFSASKLFFAYGLGNAMYFPFGAGATTVLMPDRPTAEKVFETIERYRPSIFFGVPTLYGSMLNYIEKTKNTYDLSSIRLCVSAGEALPASYIEQWKKTFGLDIIDGIGSTESLHIYLSNQENEIRQGSTGKIVPGYEAKIVDEHGQETQVNEVGDLLIKGESIAASYWNLNVENKKKFIGDWLMTGDKYFKDEDGFFWYAGRIDDMMKVNGIWVSPIEIENALLSHPDVLETAVIALKDENDLIKPKAYIVLKASADPDEGRKEEIKGFVKKVLAPYKYPRVIEFVNELPKTTTGKIQRFKLREPEIK; from the coding sequence ATGTACAATGCTTCCTATAAATTTTTTCAGAAAAATATTGAAGCAGACAGAGGGGATAAAACCGCTATTTATTATGAAAATCGATCTTATACCTATCAAGAAATCGATACACTTGGTAACCAATTTGGAGCAGCTTTAAAAGAACTGGGTACAGAGATGGAACAGCGCGTCCTACTTATATTACATGACTCTCCAGAATTCATTATTAGTTTCTTCGGAGCAATTAAGGTTGGTGCAATTCCGATTCCAACCAATACTCTTTTGCCGACAAAGGATTATGAGTATTTTTTGAATAATAGCCGTGCGAAAGTGTTGGTTACGACTTGTGAACAATGGGATAAATTAAATATCATTAAAAATAGATTACTATTTTTAAGGCATGTCATCCTGGTTGATGGGGAAAATCAAGACTTGATGGAAGAAAACGAACACTCTTTCCAAGATATTACCCGCAGGCAATCTAAAGAACTGCCGCCTTGTTATAGCAATATCAATGATCAAGCATTCTGGCTCTATACATCAGGCAGTACAGGTGAGCCAAAAGGTGTGATTCACCTTCAAACCGATATGGAAGAAGCTTATAAAAATTACGCCAAGAACATTCTGCAAATTACTGAAAAAGATATAACTTTTTCTGCATCGAAGCTTTTCTTTGCCTATGGTTTGGGTAACGCGATGTATTTCCCTTTTGGAGCAGGGGCTACCACTGTTTTAATGCCGGACCGACCGACTGCAGAAAAAGTGTTCGAAACGATAGAGAGGTATCGACCAAGCATCTTTTTTGGTGTCCCCACTTTGTATGGATCCATGCTCAATTACATTGAAAAGACCAAGAATACCTATGATCTCTCTTCGATAAGACTTTGCGTATCAGCTGGTGAGGCGCTCCCGGCTTCTTATATCGAACAATGGAAGAAAACGTTCGGCTTGGATATCATTGACGGAATCGGCTCTACCGAATCTCTTCATATATACCTTTCCAATCAGGAAAATGAAATTCGGCAAGGAAGCACAGGAAAAATCGTTCCAGGTTACGAGGCTAAAATAGTGGATGAACATGGTCAGGAAACACAGGTCAATGAAGTGGGAGATCTTTTAATTAAGGGGGAGAGCATTGCCGCCTCCTATTGGAACCTTAATGTAGAAAATAAAAAGAAGTTTATTGGTGATTGGCTTATGACAGGAGATAAATACTTTAAGGATGAAGATGGCTTCTTTTGGTACGCGGGACGCATTGATGACATGATGAAGGTAAATGGGATCTGGGTTTCGCCAATAGAAATTGAAAACGCCCTATTATCACATCCCGATGTACTGGAAACTGCTGTTATTGCTTTAAAGGATGAAAATGATTTAATAAAACCCAAGGCCTATATAGTATTGAAAGCAAGTGCGGATCCAGATGAAGGAAGGAAAGAGGAAATAAAAGGATTTGTAAAAAAAGTGTTAGCACCGTATAAGTATCCCCGCGTCATTGAATTCGTAAATGAATTACCAAAGACTACTACAGGAAAAATACAAAGATTTAAATTAAGAGAGCCAGAGATTAAATGA
- a CDS encoding Phenylacetic acid catabolic protein, whose product MMNSTKVNAELITLIETIADNKFILGDRLVEVGVSGPNLEGTLAAIAMAQSELGHARLLYNWGASLKSGKGNKKDVKEQTGKAFDSIVQIEEWIALIAGLYSMNTALCTLIASLTSHQKGSEIELQFNKLAREQEEHILYSKNWALKLLNDGGSIPVRFGRAFKHCEREVITWLKQVEDNRVLIEHDILPVNSNLVDSYMEALIPSLRNEGIINAL is encoded by the coding sequence ATGATGAATTCCACAAAGGTCAACGCTGAATTGATTACTCTAATAGAAACAATTGCTGATAATAAGTTCATTCTAGGGGATCGACTTGTAGAGGTCGGTGTCAGTGGGCCAAATTTAGAAGGAACACTTGCTGCAATTGCAATGGCCCAGTCAGAGCTAGGGCATGCACGTCTTCTCTATAACTGGGGAGCGAGTTTGAAAAGTGGTAAAGGGAACAAGAAGGATGTGAAGGAACAAACGGGAAAAGCGTTTGATAGCATCGTTCAAATCGAAGAGTGGATCGCACTGATAGCAGGTCTCTATTCCATGAACACGGCGCTTTGCACTTTAATAGCTTCATTGACCAGTCATCAAAAAGGCAGTGAAATTGAGCTGCAATTCAATAAATTGGCAAGAGAACAGGAAGAGCATATTTTGTACTCGAAAAACTGGGCACTCAAGTTATTGAATGATGGAGGATCGATACCTGTTCGATTCGGGAGGGCTTTTAAACACTGTGAACGTGAAGTCATTACTTGGCTGAAACAAGTTGAAGACAATCGCGTTCTTATTGAACATGATATTCTTCCTGTAAATAGTAATCTAGTCGATTCTTATATGGAAGCTTTGATCCCGAGTTTAAGGAATGAGGGGATAATAAATGCTCTGTGA
- a CDS encoding metal-sulfur cluster assembly factor: MGGMLYKDPVLILALQEVADPEFPISIVDMGLIYGVEKQGNTAYVTMTYTSTGCGCMQWIESDIKKRLLQEESVHEVEIEVVWSPAWTVDQMSEAGRQKLKTWGVSSK; the protein is encoded by the coding sequence ATGGGTGGGATGTTATATAAGGATCCCGTTCTAATCCTTGCGTTACAAGAAGTAGCTGATCCAGAATTTCCGATTAGCATCGTCGATATGGGATTGATTTATGGCGTTGAAAAACAAGGGAATACAGCATATGTAACAATGACATATACTTCAACAGGATGCGGATGCATGCAGTGGATTGAAAGCGATATCAAAAAAAGACTGCTACAAGAAGAAAGTGTTCATGAAGTGGAAATTGAGGTGGTTTGGAGTCCTGCATGGACGGTCGACCAAATGAGTGAAGCAGGCAGGCAGAAATTAAAAACCTGGGGGGTTAGTTCAAAATGA
- a CDS encoding Phenylacetic acid catabolic protein, giving the protein MTESSNDLMSKVQAGFVVERVEDMDENYKKALKQTLMIVGDTELLSVPPLLTVYKDAPNLNYKITALAVMQDEIGHAHIAYRLLKDLGEDVQYMLYERPSNRWKNPYAFDFKLDNWVELGVFNGLFDRAGYSLLGDAHQHTSYGPWKRALVKVDKEELFHLRNGEIIMKAAMKNPETAKQVQEAIDWMFIMSLEFFGVADNLKSRSSQLDYKLKGKTNDELRQKWLSTAVPFCESLGLEIPARYNAETGKYELKVPFPCKFDEENKRWKYDEPDTWDNVIKRFKQRGPQNQEFVNRIQKGHQLLEAYRNEAI; this is encoded by the coding sequence ATGACAGAATCTTCAAATGATTTAATGAGCAAGGTCCAAGCCGGTTTTGTGGTGGAGAGAGTTGAAGATATGGATGAAAATTATAAAAAGGCATTGAAACAAACTTTGATGATCGTTGGGGATACAGAATTATTAAGTGTCCCGCCACTTTTGACTGTTTATAAAGATGCCCCAAATTTAAATTATAAAATTACGGCACTTGCAGTGATGCAGGATGAAATCGGCCATGCGCATATTGCCTACAGGTTATTAAAGGATTTAGGGGAAGATGTTCAATACATGTTGTATGAGCGTCCATCAAATAGATGGAAGAATCCATATGCTTTTGATTTTAAATTGGATAACTGGGTCGAGCTAGGAGTATTCAATGGCTTATTTGATCGAGCAGGATACAGCTTATTGGGAGATGCACACCAACATACGTCATATGGTCCTTGGAAACGGGCATTGGTCAAAGTTGATAAAGAGGAACTGTTTCATTTAAGAAACGGTGAAATCATAATGAAAGCAGCCATGAAAAATCCAGAAACGGCTAAGCAGGTTCAAGAAGCGATTGATTGGATGTTTATCATGTCCCTCGAATTCTTCGGTGTAGCCGATAACTTAAAAAGCAGGTCATCCCAGTTGGATTACAAATTGAAAGGAAAAACGAATGATGAATTAAGGCAGAAATGGTTGTCAACAGCTGTTCCTTTCTGTGAATCTCTTGGACTTGAAATCCCGGCCAGATACAATGCAGAGACTGGGAAGTATGAATTGAAAGTCCCCTTCCCGTGTAAATTCGATGAGGAAAACAAACGGTGGAAATATGATGAACCCGATACTTGGGATAATGTCATCAAGCGTTTTAAGCAGCGTGGTCCGCAAAATCAGGAGTTTGTTAACCGAATCCAAAAGGGGCATCAGTTACTTGAAGCCTATCGAAATGAGGCGATCTAG
- a CDS encoding MBL fold metallo-hydrolase → MITISEPSGNYQQITDYLIRIGIPVPFPMKHVYCYLFRMKEEIVLVDVGFPTEVAKKYWEKVLQELSINPTDISKIILTHFHPDHTGLIDWMQQRTGARVYMSNVEAKMIRTVFGGNTKQAEATYDLFGKHAVPEPLLTKVKENVMFLSNKVNPLPKIEDFEDTYLETPGGRWSVKTYSGHAEGHLCFYQETQKIMLIGDVVLNKITPNISLWPNSDQNPLKSYFSTLDQLVEKDVSIAYPAHGTPIENLAQRAKEIIEHHNERLAIILTILESKKVAYDITEKLFQHKKLTDHQWRFAIAETLAHLEYLVEQKRIQKISDGRMFRYEL, encoded by the coding sequence GTGATAACCATTTCTGAGCCATCAGGGAACTATCAACAAATAACGGATTATTTAATTCGCATAGGCATACCTGTTCCATTCCCCATGAAGCATGTTTATTGTTATTTATTTCGAATGAAAGAAGAAATCGTACTGGTGGATGTTGGTTTTCCAACAGAGGTCGCTAAGAAGTATTGGGAAAAAGTTCTTCAGGAGTTGTCCATTAATCCAACAGATATATCAAAGATTATCCTGACCCATTTTCATCCCGACCATACTGGATTAATCGACTGGATGCAGCAAAGAACCGGTGCACGTGTTTATATGAGTAATGTGGAAGCCAAGATGATTAGAACTGTGTTTGGGGGTAATACAAAACAGGCTGAAGCAACATATGACTTATTTGGTAAACATGCTGTTCCAGAGCCTTTGTTGACGAAAGTGAAAGAGAATGTAATGTTTCTTTCAAATAAAGTGAATCCACTTCCTAAAATTGAGGATTTTGAAGATACATATTTAGAAACTCCTGGTGGAAGATGGAGCGTCAAAACCTATAGTGGTCATGCAGAGGGACATCTATGTTTTTATCAGGAAACCCAGAAAATCATGTTAATAGGCGATGTCGTCTTGAATAAGATCACTCCGAATATTAGTCTATGGCCCAATTCCGATCAAAATCCTCTAAAAAGTTACTTTTCAACTTTAGATCAACTAGTTGAAAAGGATGTGAGCATTGCATACCCTGCCCATGGAACACCAATAGAAAATCTTGCCCAGCGGGCTAAGGAAATCATTGAACATCATAATGAACGTTTAGCGATCATTTTAACCATTCTGGAATCAAAGAAAGTGGCGTACGATATTACGGAAAAGCTTTTTCAACATAAGAAGTTAACTGATCATCAATGGAGATTCGCCATTGCAGAAACGTTAGCACATCTGGAATATTTAGTCGAACAAAAAAGAATTCAAAAAATCTCGGATGGCCGAATGTTTCGATATGAGTTATAA
- a CDS encoding PaaX family transcriptional regulator C-terminal domain-containing protein yields the protein MKPRSLLYTLFGDFVQFYGGEVWMGTLIKMMGHFGVSESSVRGAILRLVQQDLITGRKIGNKSYYSLTQKGKRNMDDGVKRVYTIRNNHWDGLWRVVTYSIPEEKRVLRNQVRKELSWTGFGLLSNSIWVSPNPLEKQVLTLMDTYDLKDYLIIFSSSQVITHSNEEILRACWNLNEINKNYLTFIQQYETKLQDMQQAVWDDSISNEECFYERTRLVHEYRKFLFLDPGFPLDLLPEDWHGIKARELFWNIHQLTSVKAVKYFESIMEYPPDKAGFVNREKAINPFSEIYHD from the coding sequence ATGAAACCAAGGTCATTATTGTATACTCTTTTTGGTGATTTCGTCCAATTCTACGGAGGGGAAGTATGGATGGGGACACTAATTAAAATGATGGGGCATTTTGGTGTTTCTGAATCATCTGTGCGTGGAGCTATTCTGCGTCTCGTTCAACAGGATTTAATTACTGGGCGGAAAATAGGCAATAAAAGTTATTATTCATTAACCCAAAAAGGGAAACGCAATATGGATGATGGTGTCAAACGTGTTTATACGATCCGGAATAATCATTGGGATGGTTTGTGGAGAGTGGTTACATACTCCATCCCTGAGGAGAAGCGAGTGCTGAGGAATCAAGTGCGTAAGGAATTAAGCTGGACAGGTTTCGGACTTTTGTCCAATAGTATTTGGGTCAGTCCTAATCCATTGGAAAAACAGGTTCTGACCTTGATGGATACATATGATTTAAAGGACTACCTGATTATTTTCAGTTCTAGTCAAGTGATCACCCACTCAAATGAAGAGATTTTACGTGCTTGTTGGAATTTAAATGAAATAAACAAAAACTATTTAACTTTCATCCAGCAATATGAAACGAAGCTTCAGGACATGCAGCAGGCTGTATGGGATGATAGCATTTCAAATGAAGAATGTTTTTATGAACGAACCCGGCTTGTTCACGAATATAGGAAGTTCCTTTTCCTGGATCCTGGTTTCCCGCTAGATTTATTACCTGAAGACTGGCATGGGATCAAGGCTAGGGAGCTATTTTGGAATATTCATCAGCTTACCTCGGTCAAAGCAGTGAAATATTTTGAATCGATCATGGAATATCCTCCTGATAAAGCGGGATTCGTAAATCGTGAGAAAGCAATTAACCCATTTTCAGAAATCTATCATGATTAA
- a CDS encoding acyl-CoA thioesterase, giving the protein MEETHLKRRVNETKFQIQWGDTDRAGIVYYPNYYKWFDLAGHNFFRSIDMSPKYLEEEKGIIIPLLEAKCTFEKPLYYDDEVTVYTHVNEVKTKTIHFHHEVYCGEKRTGYGYEIRAWTSIEDDGFKAVPIPENIKRILKVI; this is encoded by the coding sequence ATGGAAGAAACTCATTTGAAAAGGCGCGTGAACGAAACGAAATTTCAAATTCAATGGGGTGATACAGACCGGGCAGGAATTGTCTATTATCCGAATTATTATAAATGGTTCGATCTAGCGGGTCATAATTTTTTTCGTTCTATAGATATGAGCCCTAAATATCTGGAAGAAGAGAAGGGAATCATCATTCCATTACTCGAAGCGAAGTGTACTTTTGAAAAACCGCTATACTATGACGATGAAGTGACAGTATACACTCATGTGAATGAGGTGAAAACAAAGACCATTCATTTTCATCATGAAGTTTATTGTGGGGAAAAAAGGACCGGGTATGGTTATGAAATTCGCGCTTGGACTTCCATCGAGGATGATGGGTTTAAGGCTGTACCAATTCCAGAAAATATAAAAAGAATATTAAAGGTTATATAA
- a CDS encoding enoyl-CoA hydratase/isomerase family protein: protein MSTAVETKQTLTIQKNKETGVAEVHLHINKTNAYSLDFYKELNAAIDDIRFDPDMKVAVLMSDMPKFFSVGADINFLKAADPVFKTQFCLFCNETLDKIARSPQIWIACLEGHTVGGGLEMAMGCDLRFMGDKAGKIGLPEVNLGVLAGTGGTQRMARLVGHSKAIDLNITGESISPQEAKEIRLVDRVFPQNEIREKTLEYAKNVASKASYAVTNIKLSIMNGKEMPLNAAIRYEGEIQNLLFRSEDAKEGLASFLEKREPQWKGK from the coding sequence ATGAGTACAGCAGTCGAAACGAAGCAAACGCTTACAATCCAAAAAAACAAAGAAACTGGAGTAGCGGAGGTACATCTTCATATTAATAAGACTAATGCCTATTCGCTTGATTTTTACAAAGAATTAAATGCTGCAATTGATGATATTCGTTTTGATCCAGATATGAAAGTAGCTGTATTAATGAGCGATATGCCTAAATTTTTCTCGGTCGGAGCGGATATTAACTTCCTCAAAGCTGCTGATCCGGTTTTTAAAACACAATTCTGCTTATTCTGTAATGAAACTCTTGATAAAATTGCCCGTTCACCGCAAATCTGGATTGCATGCTTGGAAGGTCACACAGTAGGTGGGGGACTGGAAATGGCGATGGGTTGTGATCTTCGCTTTATGGGTGATAAAGCTGGGAAAATCGGTTTACCGGAAGTTAACCTTGGGGTCCTTGCAGGTACAGGGGGTACACAACGTATGGCTAGATTAGTTGGTCACTCCAAGGCAATCGACCTGAATATTACAGGGGAGTCTATTTCACCTCAGGAAGCTAAGGAAATACGATTGGTGGATCGGGTTTTCCCACAAAATGAAATACGTGAAAAAACATTGGAATATGCCAAAAATGTCGCAAGTAAAGCTAGTTATGCAGTAACCAATATTAAACTATCGATAATGAATGGTAAAGAAATGCCTTTAAACGCGGCGATCCGTTATGAAGGGGAAATACAGAATCTTTTATTCCGCTCTGAAGATGCTAAAGAAGGTTTAGCTTCCTTCCTTGAAAAGCGTGAACCACAGTGGAAAGGAAAATGA
- a CDS encoding Hsp20/alpha crystallin family protein: MQDNQHGSQMNEVEKFDEWVKSFFLDPETCALDHQLFSIDIYESDDEYMVEAVLENHDVKDIKVCLCDNELSIIVDDTDKHFLEKKEDTLPTQRKIPFPFSICSRRISAEFLNPILVIRIHKFSPGKTAEDINIE; the protein is encoded by the coding sequence ATGCAAGACAATCAACATGGATCGCAAATGAATGAGGTTGAAAAGTTTGATGAATGGGTAAAAAGTTTTTTTCTGGATCCGGAAACTTGTGCGTTGGATCATCAACTTTTTTCAATTGATATATACGAAAGTGACGATGAGTATATGGTGGAAGCGGTTTTGGAAAATCATGATGTGAAAGATATAAAAGTTTGCCTATGTGATAATGAGCTATCGATCATCGTTGACGATACTGATAAGCATTTTCTTGAAAAAAAAGAAGATACACTACCCACACAGAGAAAGATCCCTTTCCCCTTTTCGATTTGCTCACGAAGAATTTCCGCTGAATTCTTGAATCCGATATTGGTGATTCGCATCCATAAGTTTTCCCCCGGAAAAACAGCTGAAGATATTAACATTGAGTAG
- a CDS encoding SbcC/MukB-like Walker B domain-containing protein: MRPDILTMQAFGPYAGRETIDFNSLGERTMFVISGKTGAGKTTIFDGISFAIYGKASGEDRSGQDLRSQFAEDDMLTEVSLQFTLRGKTYLVTRSPQQERKKKAGEGTTTVGAKAELYEILAEGEKLLGANVREVEEKIKVLIGLDANQFRQILMIPQNEFRKLLTSDSKDKEQILQKLFHTELYKRIEEKLKEEASILRKKSEKSAQRRIELMKGIQAGNHEELQAQLQGEEPNEQQVLPLLQEVILQAAEKNEYINKHIQEKQKARDQVNQELSKAVDLLNRFSEKEKLRKEKEALEAKLPEMELVKVQIKMAHKAASLEKQEQYYLRIGKQVQDANAELQKLSEQSEKLRTERIEKQDSYDKEMLKENQREQAVRTVHQLEQVKEAVMTFASLKAQVTLDEKEWQTSKRLREKTVLEHLSIEAESEKVAQEKTEAEKAAVLYRDQEIEAERNNQSLSKIKKLQDVLYEIQNTKRVLDEKNNRFQELKRIQIQDKEKLETLNRNWRSGQAGMLASMLHSGENCPVCGSQSHPKPAQMHEHMPTDLELKEQENKLKTAEQQKSQAESEYYQAKSKYDALVESSQEKLSDLQNDMPEFRYEDIDEHLLQFVQKGKVLQEQLKELMRKKSVFNDLEKRLLDLKEKASQLKENLISLERKEDQGKTRYIENSTKLTGLTDSLPDGIRTEEEYNAAYQMAVKTQKRLQLALEDAQKNLQLVKERESAIIAKKESLSGNIEALNKELKEEREKLITDMTNQGFSNYKEYTAAKKSEAALGNLEDQVQQYNQNWQSVLSLFHDLEMKLKDVTKPDLEGLKKTFDFIDEELESLRQNQNELQAEKRTNEEIERKLAQIREDQKSLDERYSIVGHLSEISKGQNSFKITFERYVLAAFLDDILKEANSRLLKMTSGRYQLLRKLDPTRRNIQSGLELSVYDQYTGHERHVKTLSGGESFKASLALALGLADVVQQNAGGISLETMFIDEGFGTLDPESLDHAIEALMDIQSTGRLVGIISHVPELKERIDAQLQVISTQNGSRTSFYFAG; encoded by the coding sequence ATGAGACCGGATATTTTAACGATGCAGGCATTCGGACCATATGCAGGAAGGGAAACCATTGACTTTAATTCCCTTGGAGAACGGACCATGTTTGTCATTTCTGGAAAGACAGGCGCAGGGAAAACAACGATATTTGATGGGATTAGTTTTGCGATATATGGAAAAGCCAGCGGTGAAGATCGAAGCGGGCAAGATTTGCGAAGTCAGTTTGCCGAAGATGATATGTTGACGGAAGTCTCGTTACAATTTACCCTGCGTGGAAAAACGTATTTGGTGACCCGATCGCCGCAGCAGGAACGCAAGAAAAAAGCAGGTGAAGGAACAACAACGGTTGGAGCAAAGGCTGAATTATATGAGATATTGGCCGAAGGGGAAAAATTGCTGGGTGCAAATGTACGGGAAGTTGAAGAAAAAATCAAAGTACTCATTGGACTTGATGCGAATCAATTCCGGCAAATCTTGATGATTCCACAGAATGAATTCCGAAAACTGTTAACTTCTGACAGCAAGGATAAAGAACAGATTCTCCAGAAATTATTCCATACTGAACTTTATAAACGAATAGAAGAAAAATTAAAAGAAGAGGCTTCCATCCTAAGAAAGAAAAGTGAAAAAAGTGCTCAGAGGCGAATTGAATTAATGAAAGGCATCCAGGCTGGCAATCATGAAGAATTGCAGGCACAATTACAAGGGGAAGAGCCTAATGAACAGCAGGTCTTACCATTGTTACAGGAAGTCATTTTGCAAGCGGCAGAAAAAAATGAGTATATAAATAAACATATACAGGAAAAGCAGAAAGCTCGTGATCAAGTAAACCAAGAACTTTCAAAAGCTGTCGATTTATTAAATCGATTTTCGGAAAAAGAAAAACTGCGAAAAGAAAAGGAGGCCCTTGAAGCAAAGCTGCCAGAAATGGAACTAGTGAAAGTCCAAATAAAAATGGCACACAAAGCGGCTTCGCTTGAAAAGCAGGAACAATACTATTTGAGAATTGGCAAACAAGTACAAGATGCGAATGCCGAACTTCAAAAGTTAAGTGAGCAGTCCGAGAAGTTACGGACTGAGCGCATTGAGAAGCAGGATTCCTATGATAAGGAAATGTTGAAGGAAAATCAAAGAGAGCAGGCAGTCAGAACTGTTCATCAACTTGAGCAGGTAAAAGAGGCTGTCATGACTTTTGCAAGCTTAAAAGCACAGGTTACTTTAGATGAAAAAGAGTGGCAAACTAGTAAACGACTTCGTGAAAAAACTGTTTTGGAACATCTGTCGATTGAAGCGGAATCAGAGAAAGTTGCTCAAGAAAAAACAGAAGCGGAAAAAGCGGCAGTTCTTTATCGTGATCAGGAAATTGAAGCAGAAAGAAATAATCAATCGTTATCGAAAATTAAAAAGCTTCAAGATGTTCTTTATGAAATCCAGAATACGAAACGAGTTCTGGATGAAAAGAATAATCGATTCCAAGAGTTAAAAAGAATACAAATTCAGGACAAGGAGAAACTGGAAACCCTGAACCGAAACTGGCGATCAGGCCAAGCGGGTATGCTTGCTTCCATGCTGCACTCTGGAGAAAATTGTCCTGTGTGCGGTTCGCAAAGTCATCCAAAGCCAGCACAAATGCATGAGCATATGCCGACGGATTTGGAACTGAAAGAGCAAGAAAACAAGCTGAAAACTGCAGAACAACAAAAAAGCCAAGCTGAAAGTGAATATTATCAAGCGAAATCAAAATATGATGCACTGGTAGAGTCTTCACAAGAAAAGCTTAGTGACTTACAAAATGACATGCCGGAGTTTAGGTATGAAGATATTGATGAGCATTTGCTTCAGTTTGTACAAAAAGGAAAAGTGCTTCAAGAGCAGCTAAAAGAATTGATGAGGAAAAAATCTGTATTCAATGATCTGGAAAAAAGGTTGCTGGATTTAAAAGAGAAAGCATCCCAGCTTAAGGAAAATCTGATCTCTTTAGAAAGAAAAGAGGACCAAGGGAAAACCAGGTATATTGAAAACTCTACAAAACTAACAGGATTAACCGATTCCCTGCCAGACGGAATACGGACAGAGGAAGAATATAATGCAGCTTATCAAATGGCTGTAAAAACACAGAAACGCTTACAATTGGCCTTGGAAGATGCACAAAAAAACCTTCAACTGGTGAAGGAAAGAGAATCGGCCATCATTGCAAAAAAAGAATCCCTAAGTGGAAATATAGAGGCTTTAAATAAAGAATTGAAAGAGGAACGGGAAAAGTTAATTACGGATATGACCAATCAAGGTTTTTCCAATTATAAAGAATATACGGCAGCAAAAAAATCGGAAGCGGCTCTTGGAAATTTGGAGGACCAAGTTCAGCAGTATAATCAAAATTGGCAAAGTGTTTTAAGTCTGTTTCATGATTTGGAAATGAAATTAAAAGATGTGACAAAACCGGATCTTGAAGGATTGAAAAAGACTTTCGATTTCATAGATGAAGAATTGGAGTCGTTACGCCAAAATCAGAATGAATTACAGGCTGAAAAGCGGACTAACGAAGAAATCGAAAGGAAATTGGCGCAAATCAGGGAAGATCAGAAAAGTTTGGATGAAAGGTACAGTATCGTCGGTCATCTGTCTGAGATTTCCAAAGGTCAAAACTCCTTCAAAATAACTTTTGAACGATATGTACTGGCTGCCTTTTTAGATGATATCCTAAAAGAAGCCAATTCAAGGCTGCTGAAAATGACAAGCGGTAGATATCAGCTGTTGCGAAAGCTTGATCCTACACGCAGGAATATCCAGAGCGGTTTGGAGTTATCTGTGTATGACCAATATACAGGACATGAGAGGCATGTCAAAACCCTTTCGGGAGGCGAGAGCTTTAAGGCCTCCCTTGCACTTGCTTTGGGTCTTGCGGATGTTGTCCAGCAGAATGCTGGCGGAATTTCACTCGAAACGATGTTCATCGATGAAGGTTTCGGTACGCTCGACCCTGAATCTCTTGATCATGCGATTGAAGCATTAATGGATATACAAAGCACAGGAAGATTGGTCGGGATAATTTCCCATGTCCCGGAATTGAAAGAACGAATCGATGCACAGCTTCAAGTCATTTCGACACAAAATGGAAGTCGAACGTCCTTTTATTTTGCTGGATAA